From the Sulfuriferula nivalis genome, the window CAACGTCACAAATCGTTGGCAGCCAAGCTGTCATTAACGTACTCACGGGTGGCCGCTACAAAACCATCACCAACGAAGTTAAGTTATACATGCAAGGGCGCTATGGTAAAGCGCCTGGTAAAATTAATGAAGCTGTACGTGACATGGCGATTTCAGATCAGGAAGTGATCACATGCCGTCCAGCGGACTTGATTACTGACGAAATGGACAAGTTACGTAGTGAAATCGAAGACGTAGCCAAATCTGAAGAAGATATACTCACCTACGCCATGTTCCCAGATTTGGGTCGCACTTTCTTACAAGAACGTAACGCACATACACTGACGCCAGAAACGCTATTACCAATAGAAGCCAAATCTTCAGGTGATTGCACTCGCTTTGCTGCTGATGAGTTCCGCGTGACACTGCACGGTGAAACTTACCACATTCGCCTGACTGGCACAGGACACGGCTCACAAACTGAACGTCCTTATTACGTATCAGTCGACGGCATCACTGAAGAAGTGTTCGTTGAAGCACTTAACGAAGTTGAAATCAGTGCAAATGGCAGCTCAACTGGCAAGGCTAAATCCACTCAAAAAGCCAGCAGCACTGGTCGTCCACGCCCAACACACGCAGGACACGTCACCACTGCAATGCCTGGCAATATTGTTGACGTGCTTGTCGTCACAGGGCAAAAAGTTGCGGCGGGTCAAGCTGTACTCGTTATTGAAGCAATGAAAATGGAAAATGAAATTCAGGCATCCATTTCAGGAACGGTAATCAACCTGTTTGTAATTAAAGGCGATGCAGTTACTCCAGACCAAGTGTTGCTAGAAATTCAACCTGAGTAATCTGCTTGACCACAACAACACCGCAACTTGTACTTGCATCAACCTCGCCTTATCGACGAGAGTTACTGGCAAAACTACAAGTTGCGTTTGTTGTTGCCAATCCTAATGTAGATGAAACGCCTCTAGCTAACGAAACACCTGAAAACACTTCGCTCCGCTTGGCAGAACTTAAAGCCAAGGCTGTTGCAGCTGACTTCCCCAATGCACTGATCATAGGCTCGGACCAAGTTGCCACCTTAAATGGTAACCATATAGGCAAACCGGGTAATCACGAAAACGCAGTTAAACAGCTACAAATGATGCGTGGCAACTCCATCATTTTTCATACAGCGTTAAGTCTTTATAACAGCGAAACAGGCAATCTCCAATCACGCATCGTTCCCACTACAGTCACAATACGCAATCTCAGTGATGCCCAGATAGAAAGCTACCTGATCAAGGAGCAGCCATATCAGTGTGCAGGCAGCGCAAAATCAGAAGCCATGGGAATAGCCATCATGGAAAAGATGGAAGGCACAGACCCTAATGCGCTTATTGGCTTGCCGTTAATTGCATTAACTCAAATGCTGATGAATGAAGGCTGGGATGTGCTGCTCTAACACTATCCCAAACGCTCTTAAATCCTAGCTTCTAACGCTTCCCAACGCACCAACATTTCTTCCAGTTGAATATTCAATGCCGCTAGCTGAGCTTGCAATGCTGACGCCTCTGATTTCTGGTTTGCATACAGGTTAGGATCTGCAAGGCAGGCGGTAATACGCTCTTGCTCAATTTCCAGCATTTCAATCTGCATAGGCAACGCTGCCAGATCCTGCTGTTCTTTCCAACTTAATTTGGATTTAACTGGCGCAACCTTAACAGTTTTTTCAGTTGTTGCTGCCAACTTGGGTGCGGATTGATTAGCTACGGCGACAGGCTTGGAACGTTGCATCACCCAGTCTTCATAGCCACCTGCATATTCACGCAATACGCCATTGCCTTCGAAAGCAATAACCTGAGTCACCACATTATCGAGGAAAGTACGATCATGTGAGACCAGCAATACCGTACCGGGATAATCCTGTAACAACGACTCTAACAATTCCAGCGTGTCGATATCCAGATCATTCGTCGGCTCATCCAGTACCAGAATATTTGCAGGCCGAGTAAACAACCGTGCCAGCAACAAACGGTTACGCTCACCACCTGATAACGATTTAACAGGAGAACGGGCACGCTCAGGTGCAAACAGGAAGTCTTCTAAATAGCTGATTACGTGTTTGCGCTCACCGCCGATTTCGACGTAATCACCACCTTGACTGATAGTGTAAGCTACGGTGGCTTCATCATCTAGCTGCGCACGGAACTGATCGAAATAGGCCACTGAAAGCTTGGTTCCTAATTTCACCTCGCCACTATCTGGCTCAATCTCTCCAAGTATCAATTTTATCAGCGTTGTTTTACCGATCCCGTTTGCGCCGACCAGGCCGACTTTATCACCACGCTGTATCACCCCAGAGAAATTATCAATCAGCAAACGTCCACCATAAGATTTGCTGACATTTTCCAACTCGGCAACGCGTTTACCTGATTTCTCACCGCTGTCCACATTGAGACTCACTTGTCCTAGGTGATTGCGACGCTCACTACGCGTCACCCGCAACTGTTCCAAACGGCGAACACGGCCTTCATTACGCGTACGTCGCGCTTGTATGCCTTTACGTATCCACACCTCTTCTTGCGCAAGAAACTTGTCAAACTTCGCCTGCTCTACCGCTTCTATGGCCAGCTGATCTGCTTTTAAACGCTGATAATCAGAGAAATTACCCTCAAACGTACGCAACTTGCCGCGATCTAATTCCACAATTTGCTGTGAAACATTATCCAGAAAGCGCCTATCGTGGGTAATAACCACAACGCTGCCTGTAAACGTGCGTATCAGATCTTCCAGCCACTCTATCGAGCTTAAATCCAAATGGTTAGTTGGCTCATCCAGCAAGAGCAAATCAGGCTCGGCCACCAATGCTCGCGCCAATGCAACTCGTTTTTTCAGTCCACCTGATAGTGTCCCTACCAACGTATCTTCTGGCAAATTAAGTTTGGTCAGCGCAGTTTCTACACGCGCCTGCAGACTCCAGCCATCCCTCGCTTCCAATGCTGTCTGCAAGCTTTGCATTTGCGCCATCAGCGCATCAAAATCAGCATCGACCTCACCCATTTTATGGGTGACGGTATGGTAATCCAGCAATAACTGACTTACATCTCCCAAGCCTTGCGCCACCGCTTCATAAACAGTATGTTCGGGATCCAGCACAGGCTCCTGAGGAACATAACCCAGCTTCATACCAGGTTGCCGCCACACCACACCATCGTCAGGTGGCGTATCACCTACTAACACTTTTAATAAACTGGACTTACCCGCGCCATTACGACCGATTAATCCTATGCGCACGCCAGGCTCTATCACCCAACTTGCGCGATCCAACAATGCAAAATGTCCAAACGCCAACGAAGCGTTATCAATAGTTAATAATGGCATAGCTCTCTTTTACCTTAAAATCACTGGGTCTATTATTGAGTCAACAGTTGCTCAACACCCTTATTTGCCAACTCATCAGCACGCTCATTACCAGCATGCCCTGCGTGACCTTTAACCCAAATCCATTGCACCTCATGCTGACTGGCTAATGCATCCAGACGTTGCCATAAATCTACATTTTTAACTGGCTTATTATCACTAGTCCGCCAATTACGCTTCTTCCAATTTGCCAGCCATTCATTTATGCCTTTAAGTACATACTGCGAATCCGCATAGACCAATACCCGACTGGCCTGTTTCAAAGTCTGCAATGCCTCAATAACTGCCATCAATTCCATGCGATTATTCGTCGTCAACACTTCACCACCAAAGATTTCCTTGGTGTAATTACCACTTACCAACAGCGCGCCCCAACCGCCTACACCGGGATTACCCTTACATGCC encodes:
- a CDS encoding ATP-binding cassette domain-containing protein; protein product: MPLLTIDNASLAFGHFALLDRASWVIEPGVRIGLIGRNGAGKSSLLKVLVGDTPPDDGVVWRQPGMKLGYVPQEPVLDPEHTVYEAVAQGLGDVSQLLLDYHTVTHKMGEVDADFDALMAQMQSLQTALEARDGWSLQARVETALTKLNLPEDTLVGTLSGGLKKRVALARALVAEPDLLLLDEPTNHLDLSSIEWLEDLIRTFTGSVVVITHDRRFLDNVSQQIVELDRGKLRTFEGNFSDYQRLKADQLAIEAVEQAKFDKFLAQEEVWIRKGIQARRTRNEGRVRRLEQLRVTRSERRNHLGQVSLNVDSGEKSGKRVAELENVSKSYGGRLLIDNFSGVIQRGDKVGLVGANGIGKTTLIKLILGEIEPDSGEVKLGTKLSVAYFDQFRAQLDDEATVAYTISQGGDYVEIGGERKHVISYLEDFLFAPERARSPVKSLSGGERNRLLLARLFTRPANILVLDEPTNDLDIDTLELLESLLQDYPGTVLLVSHDRTFLDNVVTQVIAFEGNGVLREYAGGYEDWVMQRSKPVAVANQSAPKLAATTEKTVKVAPVKSKLSWKEQQDLAALPMQIEMLEIEQERITACLADPNLYANQKSEASALQAQLAALNIQLEEMLVRWEALEARI
- the rnhA gene encoding ribonuclease HI, which encodes MSELKEIIIYTDGACKGNPGVGGWGALLVSGNYTKEIFGGEVLTTNNRMELMAVIEALQTLKQASRVLVYADSQYVLKGINEWLANWKKRNWRTSDNKPVKNVDLWQRLDALASQHEVQWIWVKGHAGHAGNERADELANKGVEQLLTQ
- a CDS encoding Maf family nucleotide pyrophosphatase, whose translation is MTTTTPQLVLASTSPYRRELLAKLQVAFVVANPNVDETPLANETPENTSLRLAELKAKAVAADFPNALIIGSDQVATLNGNHIGKPGNHENAVKQLQMMRGNSIIFHTALSLYNSETGNLQSRIVPTTVTIRNLSDAQIESYLIKEQPYQCAGSAKSEAMGIAIMEKMEGTDPNALIGLPLIALTQMLMNEGWDVLL